Part of the Zingiber officinale cultivar Zhangliang chromosome 8A, Zo_v1.1, whole genome shotgun sequence genome, TAGGGTTTTAGAGGGGAGTGAGGACACCAAACTTGAACAAGCATGAACCATGGCTTGCGACACCAAACTTGAACATCAACAGACAAATACAAAGATCAGAAAGTTCCACAGTAAGATAGTAAATACTTTATGTTAAGAATTacactaattttaatttaattgaaaaaaatatatagaccATTGTTTCATAACATGAAACGGGCTTGTGGAGCAACCAAGAAGTTCCTTGGAGGTACTTTTATGAAAAAATTCAGAATGTATGCATAAAATATCAATCATTCTCTGCCTCCTTTTTTTAGGCACAATAAACAGGTAGATCTAAAAAAAATATCACAATTGAAATTGAATGTGTATAGCAAGGTTGTCAAAATCGAGATTTTACGTTGAAACGGAAGGGAGTTGTAGAATCGTAAACTCGTAGTATCATAACACGAATCGTAAGTTTCTAccaaaatgtaaaattatatataaacatatatatacTCATAGAAAATAACATAGATAAGATTAATAACCTCAAAAACACATTAAACATTTGATTAAACTAAACATTTATAAGGTCTTCTACAATCCACACATAAAATAAGTCATAAGTCACAAATTTTAGATAACATATAAGTCTACAACATGAAAAATAATAGTTAAGTTCTAAGCTTCATAAATTCATGAATTCATAATCATCCTCCATGTGTTCTTCATCTCCAGCATCCTCCATGGCATCTCCACcttcttcaacttcatcatcatcataaCTAGGCAGCTCCAAATCATCATGAGGTGCTCCACTACTAGGTCCTTCTTCAACTGGAACCAAATCTTCATTTGAAGCATCCAAATCTAAATTTTCACTATCATCCACAATCCAATCATCATCAGAAGCTAGGTCATCAATGCTATAGTCATTGACTTTCCTCAattccttcttcttggctaattttgaATTAGCCATCACAAAGACTACGTCATTCATCGTTTTTGCCTTCAAACGATTTCTTCTCTTAGTGTGGACCTAAATAATAACAAAATCAATTAACACATACTCATATAATCACATACAACTAGGTAATTTCATTCAAGAATGAAATGCAATACCATCTCAAATGCACTCCAATTCCTCTCACAGCCAGATGAGCTGCATGTCAAGCTCAAAACACGAATAGCAAACTTTTGCAACTCAGGATGTTCATAACCATATGATTCCCACCATTGTGCTGGAGTTTTGGTTTCAATTCCACAAGTGGCTACTGCACTACCAAAGAATTTCTTTCGATATTTGAAGTCTTCCAGTTGAGCATCAATCTTCTTTACTTCTTCCATACTTTCAACCATCCTTTGTAGACAATCATATATTCCTCTTTTCACTTCAAAGTCAGCTTTAAAATTAGGACTGTAATGAAATTGAGGGTTAAGGTAATAGCCCGCAGCATGCAAAGGCCGATGTAGTTGATTATCCCATCTTGCATCTATAATTTCCCATAGAGGCAAGTAACTAAAGAGTgagaaaaattttgaattagtttccaagaaattataaatttatacgaGTATTTaataattagtaataaattaAGTTACCTTTTCTTAATACCATTAAAGGCAGCTTGTATCTTTTCTTTGGCCCTGTCCATTTCCTCATAAATGAACCCCATGGCAGGCTTCTCATCTGAGTCTACCAAACAAAGGACTTTGATCAAAGGATAAGCACTCCTCAAGCATGTAATAATGCTTTTCCATAAGTCCTTATCCATTACCACATTTTCAATAACCTTTCCATCTTTAGTCTTTGCAAATTGACTAGATTTCCATTCTTTGGATGTAAACATTCTAATCAATGCTCCCTTATTGTCATTCAAGCAACCCAAAGTCAAGTAAGATGTGGCAAAACGGGTAGTGGCTGGTCTAATCAAATCCTTTTCTTTGGTAAAATGATGCAATAGAGAAATAAGCGCAGTCCTTGAATAGATGTAAGTTGTGATCTTTTTACCTCGTGCAATTGTCTCTTTATGTATTGGTAtctttttttcaaaatcctcCAACATTAAATCGATGCAATGAGCTGCACAAGGCGTCCAATATAGCCTCTTTCTCTTCCCCATCAACATCTCCCCGGCTGCTTTGTAGTTTGCTGCATTGTCTGTGACAATTTGCACTACATTCTCTTCACCAACTTCTTCAACAATTTCATCCATCAACTTGAAAATCTTGTCAGCTGTTTTAGATATATCAGATGCATCAATTGACTTCAAAAAAATGGTTCCCATAGGACTATTAACCAAGAAGTTTAATATAGTCCTCCTCCTCTTATCTGTCCACCCATCAGTCATAATTGTGCATCCCATTTTCTTCCAAAATGCTTTGTGCTGCTCTATAACTTCTTTGGTGCAATCAACTTGTTGTTTCAAATACTTGACTCTAATCTCATGGTAGGATGGAGGCTTAAAGCCAATACCATGTCTTGCAACCAAGTCTAGCATCTTCTTGAATTCATCACTTTTTGCCACATGAAAAGGTATAACATTATTGTAGAAAAAAGAGGCAATCCCTTGGCAAGCTTCCTCCCTCAAATTCTTCTTGAAAATGCCATTGATGGTAGTTTGACTACTCACACCCCTTTTCTTGAATAGATCAGCAGGATTCTTTGCAATTTCTCGCCTTTGTCTTTTTACACCCTCCACCTCCTCATCTTCATATTGGCCAAGAGGACTTGAATCACTTGATCTTCCTTCAATCTCCTTTGCCctctttattaaattttcttgcaaTGAGGATACAATTTTCCACATTTCCTTCCTTACATCATCACTAACAACCTTGCATGCTCCAACATCCTTTTGTGTTCCTGCTAAATGATGCTAAATCCCTCCATTTATCACCTTTTGACAGTATTTGCATTGCACTTTCTTTGGATTTTCATCAACTGCAATTCCATGTTTCCAACCTGGATCAGATCTATTTCCAGGAGCATTCACTGCCAATCTTTTGGAATCTGAAGTTCCACTAGTTGTGGAAGCTACGCTTGGAGTGGCTGCACCACTATTGGAGCTTGCTTCACCAGACCCACCAACACTAGCTTCTCTACTCATTTTCGTGAAattaaagaagaacaagaacaccaCCACGCAGCTTCAGCTTCACCAACGACACTGCAACTCTGCAACAGCAGCTCGCGAACCACAGACGTGGCCAACAACCTTCAGAGATGCAGACGGGACAGAGACGGCCAAAGAAGTAAAGAACAGAGACCCACAGATGAGATAGATGGAGAAGGGACAGAGGCGGATGGTGGCGTACCTTTAATCGAAGTCAGTCACAGTGCCGGTCGACGCACACCGGACGCACAGGGAGGAGGAGACAGACGCGTACGTGAAGGAGACGATGGTTGCTGAAGAAGAACGAAGCACAGCAGTTGCGGCGACGATGGCTCGCGACGCGACTTAGGAAAGTTAGGGTTTCTTGGACCCTTGCTTGATCGATCGCTGCGATCGACCTTTCGGTCTTGGAAAACCAGCGGACATTTCGCGTAGAATCGCTGGACTCTTACGAGTCTACGATTTCCGCTACGCTTCCACGCGATTCTGCACAATTCCACCCGATTCCGCTTCCGCCTGGGCACGCAACGCGGAAGGCCACCAAAAACGCGTAGAATCGTGCGATTCTACGTTCCGACTCGCGATTTTGACAACATTGGTGTATAGCGTTCTTAGCTTGGGGGAAGCAAAATGAAATTCTAGGAAACTAACCAACAAGCTAAGGCTGCAATTGTTGGAAGCAATGGGTAATCTAAATTAAGGTATTATTCCATTATCAGTGATTACAAGGCTTTTGTCCTTATATGAGATAAATAACTATGAAAGGGCATTGAAGAGTTACCTTGATATTTAATCACAAACACCTAAAGGAATTAAAGAGCAATCAATGAGAATTAATTGGCCATAATTTGGAGCAAAAAGAACATGAGAATTATCTTGCTATGATGAATGGTTTCTTTTTTCCTTCATGAGATATTATATCGTGCACATTCCCTTTTGTGCTTAGCTCTACTTCCTTTGATCTATCAGGTTACAAAGTTGAAGGGACTACTTGAGGTTGGACTTTCTTTTAGTTTAGGTCATGCTCAAAGATACTTGGACTACATTAGAGACGGGTTCTTGTGCCCTGTCTTATTTCTGCTTATCTATTTATATAGACAACGTCATTATTGCTGCATgcattttattttcccttttggTATGCTATTTAGTCACATGAATGTACTCAATTTATCTTAACATATAGTCAACCTAACCAAAATGTTAATGAAGTATTTATAAACCAAAATGTATACTGATAAACCACTAAAGGACCAAGTTTGGCCAAACAAACTCTGACAAAGAATGAGATATTAAACCTTGCCTTGAGGACTGTAGAGAAACATGTGATATCCTCTGCCTCTAGCTATTCTAGATAATGAATAACATGGATCTCTTTTTTCGAAGTGAAAAGAGTCCTATCTAAATTGTACAACAAGAGTTTCCTTTATTTCGTTTTCTCCTTgtcctgttggtgcaatcaaacaatcaaataaattaCTTACATGCTTGTTACATCCAACTGCAAAACCAACAGCTGTGCTAAGCACTCCATCAATACCACTTGCACCTCTGTTTCCAGCCACCCGAAAACCCTGAAACTCTACGCCCAAATTTGATACTGTTTGATAATCACAGCTCATAGAACTCAACCAGCCTTTCCCATACATGTCTATGTCTCTAATGACCATGCTATTCCCTATAAACAAGGAAGTGTCGTCATTGAGTACTTCTCCAATTACATGTGCAACATA contains:
- the LOC122012756 gene encoding uncharacterized protein LOC122012756 yields the protein MWKIVSSLQENLIKRAKEIEGRSSDSSPLGQYEDEEVEGVKRQRREIAKNPADLFKKRGVSSQTTINGIFKKNLREEACQGIASFFYNNVIPFHVAKSDEFKKMLDLVARHGIGFKPPSYHEIRVKYLKQQVDCTKEVIEQHKAFWKKMGCTIMTDGWTDKRRRTILNFLVNSPMGTIFLKSIDASDISKTADKIFKLMDEIVEEVGEENVVQIVTDNAANYKAAGEMLMGKRKRLYWTPCAAHCIDLMLEDFEKKIPIHKETIARGKKITTYIYSRTALISLLHHFTKEKDLIRPATTRFATSYLTLGCLNDNKGALIRMFTSKEWKSSQFAKTKDGKVIENVVMDKDLWKSIITCLRSAYPLIKVLCLVDSDEKPAMGFIYEEMDRAKEKIQAAFNGIKKSYLPLWEIIDARWDNQLHRPLHAAGYYLNPQFHYSPNFKADFEVKRGIYDCLQRMVESMEEVKKIDAQLEDFKYRKKFFGSAVATCGIETKTPAQWWESYGYEHPELQKFAIRVLSLTCSSSGCERNWSAFEMVHTKRRNRLKAKTMNDVVFVMANSKLAKKKELRKVNDYSIDDLASDDDWIVDDSENLDLDASNEDLVPVEEGPSSGAPHDDLELPSYDDDEVEEGGDAMEDAGDEEHMEDDYEFMNL